The Littorina saxatilis isolate snail1 unplaced genomic scaffold, US_GU_Lsax_2.0 scaffold_349, whole genome shotgun sequence sequence GGCCTGGCTCGTGGACCACTTGGACAAGTGTGAGGTGAACTATAAAggtaaattaattaattatatCTGTTTGCACAGAAATATTTGAATAGAGTTTATTTCAAATTTAAGCAACTTACTCAAATATAGCAAATTACAAGTAAATGTAATAGTGATGAGTGGATATTATTTTCCATGCATTCCAGTGAAACTGAAAACCAAAACTAAAGGCATGGAtgatggattaaaaaaaaagcgtcataaagacagatcatcaatttatgataataataatgaaagttgTAACACATGCGTATAAATCCAATTTGTAAGAATAGTTCAGGGCATGggggagtgcatgtgtgtgatgaaaataataagaaaacacacacagatagatagacagagagagagagagagagagagagagagctgtatcTACAGCATGAAGAGAGATTCACAAGTCTTCAGAATCAACGGGCTTAGAACAGAGGGAGCTAGAGTAGTGGTCAGGGGATGGCAAATAGtttacacatacatgtatgtatgtatgtgtggccCAATACAAGTGTATTTAAAAACGTTGAAATATAGTATCAATTAATGAATTATGATTAACGTTTACAATCTAACATGTTCAGTGCAACCATACCTGCTGCTAGAAATTTAATATTCAGTAATTTGGTAATTCCATGTTTATTTCAATTCTTTTTCTGCATTAATTATAGTTGAAGTATTAGCTGGACAATGACTGTGAataacacatgcgcgcacacacacacacacacatctgtttgcaaattacatttcttattttgttgttgtttgcaggCTCATCAGGGATGATGGAGGTGGAAGCAGCCCGTGTCATATGGCGTCGATCGGTGAACACCAACAAGCTTCGCTACACAACACTTCTGTCGGACGGTGACTCCAAGACTTTTACAGAGCTCAACGACATCAAGCCCTATGGTGAGGATATTCACATTGACAAGGAAGAGTGTGTGAACCATGTGAGTAAACGACTTGGTACAGCTCTTAGAGAGTTCAACTTTggacctgctgctgctgccgactCTGCCCAGTTCTTCGGATTCTAGACTGGACATCACATGAAGAGGCTTGGAGCAGCCGAGGATGCACAAGAGGGTGCGGAACAGTTGGAAGGCTGTGAGAGACAAGCAAAGTAAAAGGAGAGACAAAGTGCGGGCAGCCAAGTCAAAGAGACTGGAAGAACTTGTTCAGCTGGAAGGTGGCCCTGCATATGCTGCAGGCATGttctaagttttgactaaatgttttaacttagacggggaatcgagatgagggtcatggtgtatgtgtgtgtgtgtgtataaagtgattccgaggaaactactggaccaatcttgacaaaacttaacatgagagttcctgagtgtgatatccccagatgtttttttcccattttttggaaagatgtctttgatgacgtcatatccggatttttttaggcagttgaggcagcgctgtatcaccctaatttttcaaccaaattgattgcaattttggtaaagcaatcttcgacgaagtccggactatggtattgcatttcagctcaaaatcttaaaaataaattaatgagtttgcttgttaaagttgtcattaaaatctaatTTTTAGTAACAAATTAAACCTTGACTGCATTGCATTCCTCATtttttcctgaattcaaaaatatatatagaaatgtcatgttcactctaacaatgtgctcagaattacagaaaataggtttagtaAGTACTATAATATTATGGTCtcatgctttgcggagacgagcgtgaaaTGTATCTCGTAGTCTTGGCGATGACTGGGTTGTGGTGTTGATATTTAAGTTTCATAccgattgactgaatgtttttatatcaCTTCAGGCGACTTGTCAATGTTATTGTGGTTAACATTATTCTCACATATATTGTGGTTATTGTGGTTAACATTATTCTCACATATATTGTGGTTATTGTGGTTATTGTACGCGTGCAATTGATGA is a genomic window containing:
- the LOC138957580 gene encoding uncharacterized protein, whose product is MCTYCQVCESTGQKLFQEKPEEYVAWLVDHLDKCEVNYKGSSGMMEVEAARVIWRRSVNTNKLRYTTLLSDGDSKTFTELNDIKPYGEDIHIDKEECVNHVSKRLGTALREFNFGPAAAADSAQFFGF